The following coding sequences are from one Gadus morhua chromosome 10, gadMor3.0, whole genome shotgun sequence window:
- the LOC115551962 gene encoding uncharacterized protein LOC115551962: MSAQKLQDTYNQQGYVSGLPVLSPAELSDARQAFSALEEEFGKEYTQYSLHNVHLQYQWVMALAKNPRLLEAIKSVVGPDVLLLDSRFICKYPTSGAGAATTDQADGTVPEHQLPYVAWHQDMRYWGIDGGPVLSVWLALDDSLEDNGALKVIPGTHRSGMLPHELAKRHGNMLSVNQEIPEHLVDSGKAVLCPLLAGQMSIHDGFLVHASDPNMSQRRRCGLVIRYVPPFAYPIHDLDRPRKFNAVVLASGTDQFNHFSS, translated from the exons ATGAGTGCACAAAAGCTACAGGACACCTACAACCAGCAGGGTTACGTCTCAGGGCTGCCTGTTTTGAGCCCTGCGGAGCTGTCGGACGCCAGGCAGGCATTCTCTGCCCTGGAGGAGGAGTTTG GTAAGGAGTACACCCAGTACAGCCTGCACAATGTCCACCTGCAGTACCAATGGGTGATGGCTCTGGCCAAGAACCCCCGGCTGCTGGAGGCCATCAAGTCCGTCGTGGGCCCCGATGTCCTACTGCTTGACTCCCGCTTCATCTGTAAATACCCGACATCCGGCGCTGGTGCTGCTACGACGGATCAGGCTGATGGGACCGTCCCAGAACACCAGCTCCCCTATGTGGCCTGGCATCAGGACATGAG gtATTGGGGCATCGATGGAGGGCCGGTGCTCTCTGTGTGGCTGGCCCTGGACGACTCGCTGGAGGATAACGGAGCGTTGAAGGTTATACCAG GGACTCACCGCAGCGGCATGCTACCACATGAGCTAGCTAAGCGCCATGGCAACATGCTGTCGGTCAACCAGGAGATCCCTGAGCACCTGGTGGACAGCGGGAAGGCTGTCCTCTGTCCCCTGTTGGCCGGACAGATGTCT ATCCATGATGGATTCCTGGTTCACGCCAGTGACCCCAACATGTCCCAGAGGAGGCGCTGTGGTCTGGTGATCCGTTACGTCCCACCCTTTGCCTACCCCATCCAT GACCTTGACCGACCCAGGAAGTTCAATGCAGTGGTGTTGGCCAGTGGAACAGACCAGTTCAATCATTTCTCCAGCTGA